The Lusitaniella coriacea LEGE 07157 region ATTGATCTACTCCAGTCTACTTAAGTTTGTAGATTTTACCTAGCAGAAAAGTTGCAATTTGAATGATGCGTTATCAATAATTAAGGAATAGGCTATAGGGTTATACCGTTTAACGACTCAGCTTATGCCGACTCAACTCGAACCTATTTTTGAACTGAAAGGAGTCACCCAACGATTCGATCGCGTTACGGCTTTAGCGAATGTGAGCCTAAAAATTTATCCGCACGATCGCGTGGCGTTGGTGGGAGCCAGTGGAGCCGGGAAAAGTACGTTGTTACGCCTGCTGAACGGGACGTTACACCCTACCCAAGGGGAAGTTTGGGGATTGGGACGAAACCTCGGTTCTCTCTCCCCTCGCCGCCTGCGCCGCATTCAGAGGCAAATTGGCACGATTTACCAACAATTTCACCTCGTCGATACCCTGCGCGTCATTCACAACGTTAATGCCGGACATTTGGGGGATTGGTCGTTTTTGAAAGCGGCTGCGTCCCTGATCGTTCCCTTGGAGGTGGAAACGGCGCGACAGGCGCTCTGTGAGGTGGGAATTCCAGAAAAGCTCTACGAACGCACGGATCGGCTTTCTGGGGGACAACAACAGCGCGTCGCGATCGCGCGAGTACTGATTCAAAATCCCGCCGTTATCCTTGCAGACGAACCCATTGCCAGCCTCGATCCCCAACGGAGTCTTGCGGTAATGGATTTATTGCGAGAGATCGCCGAACGCCAAGGGAAAACCTTAATAACCAGCATCCACGCGATTGAATTTGCGCGCAGTCACTACAACAGGATTATTGGGTTGCGGGGGGGACGAATTCTGTTCGATTTACCGACAAAAGAAGTGGGAAATTACGAGATATCCCATCTCTACGCAAACGATCGTAGTTATTAACCAGAACAGTTAGGACAGTCAGAATTCACGGCATCTCTCTCCCAACTTCCCCTGCTCGCCTTCACCGATGTTCTAATACTCCTAGCACTTGCTAGAACTCCCAATCGCCGCCATAGCAAGGGCTTCACCTGTCAAACTAAAGGCGCGCGCTTCCGTGATTTTCACCTTCACAATCTTTCCTTTCAACGCTTCGATATCGCCAGCAAAAAAGGTCAAACGATTCCCTTGCGTTCGTCCCATCACCTGAGACGGATCTTTCGGATTGCAATCTTCCACCAAAACCTCTTCAATCCGTCCCAAATAGCGCTCGGAGCGTTCTGCGGCTTTAATGGATACCAAATGGTTGAGACGTTGCAAGCGATCGCGCTTCACCTCTTCACTGAGCTGATTCTCCCACAGCGCCGCAGGCGTACCGGGACGCGGCGAATAAGCAGCAGTGTTCAATTGATCGAACCCAATCTCGTCCACCAGTTGCAGCGTATTCTCAAACTGTTCCTCCGTTTCCCCTGGAAACCCAACAATCGCATCGGCACTAATCGACGCATCGGGCATATAGGTGCGAATCTTATCAATAATGCGGTAATACTTCTGTTGCGTATATCCCCGTCCCATCGCCTTGAGAACGTCATTATCTCCCGATTGGAAGGGAATGTGGAAATGCTCGCACACCTTGGGAAGCTCCTTACAGGCGCAAATCAGGCGTTCGGTAAAATAGCGAGGGTGGCTCGTGGCGAAGCGAATCCGTTCGATTCCCGGAACGTCGTGGACGAAATAGAGCAAATCCGTCAGCGTGTTTTTGTGTCGTCCTTCCGCAGTCACTCCTGGCAAATCTCGTCCGTAAGCGTCGATGTTTTGTCCCAACAGCGTCACTTCTGTATATCCTTGTTCTCCCAACATCTCCATCTCTGCACGAATCGCCTCCGGGGTGCGAGATTGTTCCGTTCCGCGCACGTTGGGAACCACGCAATAGGTACAGCGTTCGTTGCAACCATAAATTACATTCACCCACGCCGTTACCGCACTGTCCCGACGGGGTTTGGTAATATCTTCAATGATGTGAATCGGTTCGGTGGCGACGACTTGATTGCCATCAAAAACCTGAGTTAGTAAATCTTCCAAACGGTTGGCGTGCTGGGGACCCATCACCAAATCCAATTCCGGAACGCGCCGCAACAACTGTTCCCCTTCTTGCTGTGCAACACACCCAGAGACAATGAGGGTGAGATTGGGGTATTCGTGTTTGCGCTTCGCCTGTCTGCCTAAATAGGAGTAGACCTTTTGTTCGGCATTATCCCGAATCGTACAGGTATTGTAGAGAATAACATCCGCGCAATTGGGATCGTCCGAGTGTTCCAAACCCATCTTGTCCAGAATGCCAGCCATGCGTTCGGAGTCAGCCTTATTCATCTGACAGCCAAAGGTCGTAATGTGGTAGCGGCGGTGAAGTTGGGTCATAGTTGAGGTGCTTGAAGTCCGAATGGATTGGAATGATTTCTATTCTACAATTTCTGTCCGTTCCTGGTTGCTGTTGCCTTCTGAATTCCGAACAGAGATTTTACTTTTCAACTTCACTAAACTATCGACCTACTTTGAGCCATCCAAACACTTGTGCGACAGTTAATTCTAAGGTTAAAAACTCTGGAACTGGCACGCGATCGCGCTCAATTAATTCTATCGGTTCTTGTCCGGGAATAAATGCTAAAATCAAACGCTCGTCTGGATCGATTAACCATCCAAGCTTTGTCCCAAATCTAAGGCAGTGTAAAATATTACTAATCACTTTTGTTGCTTTCTGGTCAGGGGAAAGAATCTCTACAGTCCAATCGGGATAAATTTCAAAAGTATTAGACACTTCCTCATTCGAGTCGAACGGAATTCTATCCCAAGTAAATACCGTTGCATCGGGAATAATGGAACGTTCTCCAAACGTACAGCGAAGTTCGGGAAAAGCCAACGCAACTTG contains the following coding sequences:
- the miaB gene encoding tRNA (N6-isopentenyl adenosine(37)-C2)-methylthiotransferase MiaB; its protein translation is MTQLHRRYHITTFGCQMNKADSERMAGILDKMGLEHSDDPNCADVILYNTCTIRDNAEQKVYSYLGRQAKRKHEYPNLTLIVSGCVAQQEGEQLLRRVPELDLVMGPQHANRLEDLLTQVFDGNQVVATEPIHIIEDITKPRRDSAVTAWVNVIYGCNERCTYCVVPNVRGTEQSRTPEAIRAEMEMLGEQGYTEVTLLGQNIDAYGRDLPGVTAEGRHKNTLTDLLYFVHDVPGIERIRFATSHPRYFTERLICACKELPKVCEHFHIPFQSGDNDVLKAMGRGYTQQKYYRIIDKIRTYMPDASISADAIVGFPGETEEQFENTLQLVDEIGFDQLNTAAYSPRPGTPAALWENQLSEEVKRDRLQRLNHLVSIKAAERSERYLGRIEEVLVEDCNPKDPSQVMGRTQGNRLTFFAGDIEALKGKIVKVKITEARAFSLTGEALAMAAIGSSSKC
- a CDS encoding Uma2 family endonuclease → MTAALPIPLTLEEFLKLPETQPPSEFINGKVNQKSMPQGKHSRLQLKFCETVNQVTERAQVALAFPELRCTFGERSIIPDATVFTWDRIPFDSNEEVSNTFEIYPDWTVEILSPDQKATKVISNILHCLRFGTKLGWLIDPDERLILAFIPGQEPIELIERDRVPVPEFLTLELTVAQVFGWLKVGR
- a CDS encoding phosphonate ABC transporter ATP-binding protein — its product is MPTQLEPIFELKGVTQRFDRVTALANVSLKIYPHDRVALVGASGAGKSTLLRLLNGTLHPTQGEVWGLGRNLGSLSPRRLRRIQRQIGTIYQQFHLVDTLRVIHNVNAGHLGDWSFLKAAASLIVPLEVETARQALCEVGIPEKLYERTDRLSGGQQQRVAIARVLIQNPAVILADEPIASLDPQRSLAVMDLLREIAERQGKTLITSIHAIEFARSHYNRIIGLRGGRILFDLPTKEVGNYEISHLYANDRSY